From Pandoraea norimbergensis, the proteins below share one genomic window:
- the garD gene encoding galactarate dehydratase, with translation MQPEDNVAIVVNDGGLPVGSRFADGLMLVDAVPQGHKVALADLAQDAPVIRYGVVIGYAARPLPAGSWVNERNLHMPEAPSLDRLPIATRVPAALPPLEGFTFQGYRNADGSVGTRNILAITTTVQCVAGVVEFAVKRIKETLLPKYPNVDDVVGLEHTYGCGVAIDAPDAIVPIRTLRNIGTNPNFGGEVMVVSLGCEKLQPERLLPAGSIPIGSADADGKPDTVCLQDEAHVGFLSMIDSILAAADVHLQRLNARQRETVPASELIVGVQCGGSDAFSGVTANPAVGFATDLLVRTGATVMFSEVTEVRDGIDQLTSRAATPEVAAAMIKEMAWYDAYLERGRVDRSANTTPGNKRGGLSNIVEKAMGSIVKSGSGPIHGVVSPGDKLDRSRQRGLIYAATPASDFICGTLQLAAGINLHVFTTGRGTPYGLAEVPVIKVATRSDLARRWHDLMDVDAGRIATGDATIEDVGWQLFHLMLAVASGEKTWAERWGLHNALVLFNPAPVT, from the coding sequence ATGCAGCCGGAAGACAACGTCGCCATCGTCGTGAACGACGGCGGCTTGCCCGTGGGCAGCCGCTTTGCCGACGGGCTGATGCTCGTCGACGCGGTGCCGCAGGGACACAAGGTCGCGCTGGCGGATCTCGCGCAGGATGCGCCAGTGATTCGTTATGGCGTGGTCATCGGCTACGCAGCGCGCCCATTGCCAGCGGGTAGCTGGGTCAACGAGCGCAATCTGCATATGCCCGAGGCACCGTCGCTCGACCGGCTGCCGATCGCCACGCGCGTGCCCGCGGCATTGCCGCCGCTGGAGGGCTTCACGTTTCAGGGCTATCGCAACGCCGACGGCTCGGTGGGGACTCGCAATATTCTGGCCATTACCACCACCGTGCAGTGCGTGGCCGGGGTGGTCGAATTCGCAGTGAAGCGCATCAAGGAAACGTTGCTGCCGAAGTACCCGAATGTCGACGATGTCGTCGGTCTGGAGCACACCTACGGCTGTGGCGTTGCCATCGACGCGCCGGACGCCATTGTGCCGATCCGCACGCTGCGCAACATCGGAACGAATCCGAACTTCGGCGGCGAGGTGATGGTGGTGAGTCTGGGCTGCGAGAAGCTCCAGCCTGAGCGTCTGCTGCCGGCGGGCAGCATTCCCATCGGCAGTGCGGATGCCGACGGCAAACCCGACACTGTGTGCCTGCAAGACGAGGCCCATGTCGGCTTTCTGTCGATGATCGATTCGATTCTTGCTGCGGCGGACGTGCACTTGCAGCGTCTGAATGCGCGTCAACGTGAAACGGTACCGGCGTCGGAGCTGATTGTCGGCGTGCAGTGCGGCGGCAGCGATGCGTTCTCGGGCGTGACGGCGAATCCTGCCGTGGGTTTCGCCACGGACCTGCTGGTACGCACGGGCGCCACGGTCATGTTTTCGGAAGTGACCGAAGTGCGCGACGGCATCGATCAACTGACCTCACGCGCGGCAACGCCCGAAGTAGCGGCGGCCATGATCAAAGAGATGGCGTGGTACGACGCGTATCTTGAGCGCGGCCGCGTGGATCGCAGCGCAAACACGACGCCCGGCAACAAGCGGGGCGGGCTGTCGAATATTGTCGAAAAGGCGATGGGGTCGATCGTGAAGTCGGGCAGCGGGCCGATTCACGGCGTGGTGTCACCGGGCGACAAGCTCGACCGCTCGCGCCAGCGCGGGCTCATTTACGCGGCGACGCCCGCCAGCGATTTCATCTGCGGCACGCTGCAACTGGCGGCCGGTATCAACCTGCATGTGTTCACCACCGGACGCGGCACGCCCTACGGTCTCGCCGAAGTTCCGGTGATCAAAGTCGCGACCCGCAGCGATCTGGCGCGCCGTTGGCACGATCTGATGGATGTGGACGCGGGCCGCATTGCGACCGGCGACGCCACCATCGAAGACGTGGGCTGGCAGTTATTCCACTTGATGTTGGCGGTGGCCAGCGGCGAGAAGACGTGGGCAGAGCGTTGGGGATTGCACAACGCGCTCGTCCTGTTCAACCCCGCGCCGGTGACCTGA
- the kdgD gene encoding 5-dehydro-4-deoxyglucarate dehydratase: protein MTAPQELKQIVSDGLLSFPVTDFDANGDFNARAYADRLEWLAPFGATALFAAGGTGEFFSLTPQDYSAVIKTAVDTCAGKVPILAGAGGPTRMAMQYAQEAERLGAKGVLLMPHYLTEASLDGIAAHVEQVCQSVNIGVIVYNRANSKLSADELERLADKCPNLIGFKDGVGDIERMVQIRRRLGDRFSYLGGLPTAEVYAAAYRALGVPVYSSAVFNFIPKTAMAFYRAVCEDDQATMGRLLDTFFLPYLEIRNRRAGYAVSIVKAGAKLVGHDAGPVRAPLTDLLPQELEALDALIKKVEG from the coding sequence ATGACCGCACCCCAAGAACTCAAACAGATCGTCTCCGACGGCTTGTTGTCTTTCCCCGTGACCGACTTCGACGCGAATGGCGACTTCAACGCGCGCGCTTACGCGGATCGCCTGGAATGGCTGGCGCCGTTCGGTGCGACGGCCTTGTTTGCGGCTGGCGGCACGGGCGAATTCTTCTCGCTCACGCCGCAGGACTACAGCGCCGTGATCAAGACCGCCGTCGACACCTGCGCCGGCAAGGTGCCGATTCTGGCGGGCGCCGGCGGCCCCACGCGCATGGCCATGCAGTACGCACAGGAAGCCGAACGCCTCGGCGCGAAGGGCGTGCTGCTCATGCCCCACTATCTGACGGAAGCCAGCCTCGACGGCATCGCCGCCCACGTGGAACAGGTTTGCCAGTCGGTCAACATCGGCGTGATCGTCTACAACCGCGCCAACTCGAAACTCAGCGCCGACGAACTCGAGCGTCTTGCCGACAAGTGCCCGAACCTGATCGGCTTCAAAGACGGCGTGGGCGATATCGAACGCATGGTGCAGATTCGCCGCCGTCTGGGCGATCGCTTCTCATATCTGGGCGGTCTGCCCACCGCCGAAGTCTATGCCGCAGCGTACCGCGCACTCGGTGTGCCGGTGTACTCGTCGGCCGTGTTCAACTTCATTCCGAAGACGGCCATGGCGTTCTACCGCGCCGTGTGTGAAGACGATCAGGCCACGATGGGCCGCCTGCTCGACACGTTCTTCCTGCCGTATCTCGAAATTCGCAATCGTCGCGCGGGTTATGCCGTGAGCATCGTGAAGGCGGGCGCGAAGCTCGTCGGCCACGACGCCGGCCCGGTGCGCGCACCGTTGACCGACTTGCTGCCGCAGGAACTCGAAGCGCTCGACGCGCTCATCAAGAAGGTCGAAGGCTAA
- a CDS encoding aldehyde dehydrogenase (NADP(+)), which translates to MQITGEMLIGRADVRGSAGSLDAFDPARGERIAPAFGAGTPQDVDRACELARAAFDPFRALPLAKRAEFLETVAQAILDLGDALIERAHAESGLPVARLQGERGRTVGQLRMFAQVVRDGHFLDATIDPAQPARQPLPRSDLRLSKIGLGPVAVFGASNFPLAFSVAGGDTASAFAAGCPVVVKAHSAHLGTSELVARAVRSAVQKLGLPEGVFSLLVGERAVGEALVAHPAIAAVGFTGSRTGGLALQRIAQARAVPIPVYAEMSSINPVYVLPEALAARGEAIAKGFADSLTMGVGQFCTNPGLVLGIAGDALERFCQSAGEALTAKAAGTMLTAGIHQAYDKGVARLADEGNVSLVARGQAGTGCQGQAALFRTTAAAFLATPALHDEVFGPASVVIACESVDEMIAITERLEGQLTATLQLDAGDVETARRLLPSLERRAGRILANGFPTGVEVCHAMVHGGPFPATSNAMFTSVGATAIDRFLRPVCYQDLPDALLPDALRQDNPLSLWRLVDGALTR; encoded by the coding sequence ATGCAGATCACCGGTGAGATGTTGATTGGCCGCGCCGACGTGCGCGGCAGCGCGGGCTCGCTGGACGCGTTCGATCCTGCGCGCGGCGAGCGAATCGCCCCCGCGTTCGGCGCGGGCACCCCGCAGGACGTTGACCGTGCCTGCGAACTCGCGCGCGCCGCGTTCGATCCGTTCCGTGCATTGCCGCTGGCCAAGCGCGCTGAATTTCTCGAGACCGTCGCGCAAGCGATTCTCGATCTGGGCGACGCGCTCATCGAGCGCGCCCATGCCGAAAGCGGTCTGCCCGTAGCGCGCTTGCAAGGCGAGCGCGGTCGCACGGTCGGTCAACTGCGGATGTTTGCGCAGGTGGTGCGTGACGGGCATTTTCTCGACGCCACGATCGACCCGGCACAACCTGCGCGCCAGCCGTTGCCGCGTAGCGATTTGCGCCTGTCGAAGATCGGCCTCGGTCCGGTCGCCGTGTTCGGCGCGAGCAACTTCCCGCTGGCGTTCTCGGTGGCCGGTGGTGATACGGCCTCGGCATTTGCTGCCGGTTGTCCGGTCGTCGTGAAGGCGCACTCGGCGCATTTAGGCACCTCGGAACTCGTGGCCCGCGCCGTGCGCTCCGCAGTGCAGAAGCTAGGCCTGCCGGAAGGTGTCTTCTCGCTGCTCGTCGGCGAGCGCGCGGTGGGCGAGGCGCTGGTCGCGCACCCGGCGATTGCGGCGGTCGGCTTCACGGGCTCGCGCACGGGAGGTCTTGCCTTGCAACGCATCGCGCAAGCGCGGGCGGTGCCAATTCCCGTGTATGCGGAAATGAGCAGCATCAATCCGGTGTACGTGCTGCCCGAAGCACTCGCGGCGCGCGGTGAGGCGATTGCCAAGGGCTTCGCCGACTCGCTCACGATGGGCGTCGGTCAGTTCTGCACGAACCCGGGGCTGGTGCTGGGTATCGCGGGCGATGCGCTGGAGCGGTTCTGCCAGAGCGCCGGTGAAGCCCTCACCGCCAAGGCGGCGGGCACGATGCTGACGGCGGGCATTCATCAGGCTTACGACAAGGGCGTCGCACGTCTGGCCGATGAGGGCAATGTGTCGCTGGTGGCGCGCGGACAGGCAGGCACGGGATGTCAGGGGCAAGCGGCCCTCTTCCGCACGACGGCGGCGGCGTTTCTCGCCACACCGGCGCTGCACGACGAGGTGTTTGGCCCGGCGTCGGTCGTCATTGCCTGTGAGAGTGTCGACGAGATGATCGCGATCACCGAGCGTCTCGAAGGCCAACTCACCGCCACGCTGCAACTCGACGCAGGCGACGTGGAGACGGCACGCCGTCTGCTGCCGAGTCTGGAGCGCCGCGCCGGACGTATTCTCGCGAACGGTTTTCCGACCGGCGTCGAAGTGTGTCATGCGATGGTGCACGGCGGCCCGTTCCCGGCCACGTCGAACGCGATGTTCACGTCCGTCGGTGCCACGGCGATCGATCGCTTCCTGCGCCCGGTCTGCTATCAGGACCTGCCCGATGCGCTGCTGCCGGACGCCCTGCGTCAAGACAATCCGCTCAGTCTGTGGCGTCTGGTCGATGGTGCGCTAACACGATGA
- a CDS encoding antibiotic biosynthesis monooxygenase, with protein sequence MQLEESTPSVDPRDPSLRSASLDDLSARRLPRPDSVTAVIEHHVRAESVAAYEQWLKRIVPIAERFPGHRGVHVLRPVPGSTVYTVTLRFDSLPHAEDWFQSDARQTLLSEVTPFLARDEQRQTVTGLEFWFHPAPGQKPAKRYKQFLLTLSVIFPLTMIVPLPVRWLALQLPWLDNFVVTKLLAAAIIVGLMTYVIMPRVTRAAARWLYE encoded by the coding sequence ATGCAACTTGAAGAATCCACGCCCTCCGTCGATCCGCGCGATCCGTCGCTGCGCAGCGCCTCGCTGGACGATCTGTCAGCCCGCCGCCTGCCACGCCCCGACAGTGTGACGGCGGTCATCGAGCATCACGTGCGGGCGGAATCCGTCGCGGCGTACGAGCAGTGGCTCAAGCGCATCGTCCCCATCGCGGAGCGCTTTCCGGGGCATCGCGGGGTCCATGTCCTTCGTCCCGTGCCGGGTTCGACGGTCTATACCGTGACGCTGCGCTTTGACTCGCTGCCGCACGCCGAAGACTGGTTCCAGTCGGATGCGCGGCAAACGCTGCTGAGTGAAGTCACGCCGTTTCTCGCGCGCGACGAGCAGCGCCAGACTGTGACGGGGCTTGAATTCTGGTTTCACCCGGCGCCGGGGCAAAAGCCCGCCAAGCGCTACAAGCAATTTCTGTTGACGCTATCGGTGATTTTTCCGCTGACGATGATCGTGCCGCTTCCCGTGCGCTGGCTCGCGTTGCAGCTACCGTGGCTCGACAACTTCGTCGTGACGAAGCTGCTGGCGGCGGCGATCATTGTGGGACTGATGACGTACGTCATCATGCCGCGTGTGACACGCGCGGCTGCACGATGGTTGTACGAGTGA
- a CDS encoding UBP-type zinc finger domain-containing protein → MSKRCTHTDSIQHVTPSALGCEECLKSGSRWVHLRLCRTCGHVGCCDDSPNRHANAHFHETGHPIIEGYDPPEGWGWCYVDRVMLDLGDDTTPQNGPIPRYV, encoded by the coding sequence ATGTCCAAACGTTGCACGCATACCGACAGCATTCAACACGTCACACCCAGCGCGCTGGGTTGTGAAGAGTGTCTGAAATCCGGCAGCCGCTGGGTGCATTTGCGACTGTGTCGCACCTGCGGCCATGTGGGCTGTTGCGACGACTCCCCCAACCGCCACGCGAACGCGCACTTCCACGAAACCGGCCATCCCATCATCGAAGGTTATGACCCGCCGGAAGGTTGGGGCTGGTGTTATGTCGATCGCGTCATGCTGGATCTGGGTGACGATACAACGCCACAAAACGGGCCGATCCCGCGCTACGTCTAA